A section of the Deltaproteobacteria bacterium GWC2_65_14 genome encodes:
- a CDS encoding macrolide ABC transporter ATP-binding protein, translating into MASEPASDPVLRLREVTRIYNPGAQQVVGLDRVDLSIRAGDFLAVMGPSGSGKSTLMNILGCLDVPTSGSYEIRGTPVANLSPDELADLRNREIGFVFQVFHLLPRYTAQRNVELPLLYAGVGREERARRALEALQSVGIGERRHHRSNELSGGQKQKVAIARALVNRPSLLLADEPTGNLDSKSGEELLDILVRLNEEGTTIVLVTHDPVIARRAKRTVYIVDGRLVTSDEFREIRG; encoded by the coding sequence TTGGCATCCGAACCCGCCAGTGACCCCGTACTCCGGCTGCGGGAGGTGACCCGGATCTACAACCCGGGCGCGCAGCAGGTCGTCGGTCTGGACCGGGTGGACCTCTCCATCCGGGCCGGCGACTTTCTCGCGGTCATGGGGCCGTCGGGATCGGGGAAGTCCACGCTGATGAACATCCTGGGCTGCCTGGACGTCCCCACCTCCGGGAGCTACGAGATCCGGGGGACCCCGGTCGCGAACCTCTCTCCGGACGAGCTGGCCGACCTGCGGAACCGGGAGATCGGGTTCGTCTTCCAGGTCTTCCACCTCCTCCCGCGCTACACGGCGCAGCGCAACGTCGAGCTTCCGCTCCTGTACGCGGGAGTGGGGCGGGAAGAGCGGGCGCGGCGGGCGCTCGAGGCGCTGCAGTCGGTGGGGATCGGGGAGAGGCGCCACCACCGGTCGAACGAGCTCTCCGGCGGCCAGAAGCAGAAGGTGGCCATCGCCCGGGCTCTGGTGAACCGCCCCTCCCTGCTCCTGGCCGACGAGCCGACCGGGAACCTCGACTCGAAATCGGGAGAAGAGCTGCTGGACATCCTCGTCCGTCTCAATGAAGAGGGGACGACGATCGTCCTGGTGACCCACGACCCGGTGATCGCCCGCCGGGCGAAGCGGACGGTCTACATCGTGGACGGGCGGCTCGTGACGTCCGACGAGTTCCGGGAGATCCGGGGATGA
- a CDS encoding fructose-bisphosphate aldolase → MDWKPLRKFVPGNAARRIPAGNPACPLNGHDVFRALAPRKVIVMACNIRIPSVIPGIMRAAEELGAVVAFELAKSEGDLAGGYTGMTPEIFASTIFDCAKRTGFSLPFLIHGDHITVKNTSEKEVEGSRALIAAEIEAGYTCFAIDASFNPIPDNARIVADLSRPITERGLGLEVEVGEIKAAGSEGALSTVEEAVELMERLADGKVPADLLAINNGSKHGNYLDGEQISLDLDRTGQIYEAVYGRFGVSIAQHGITGTPLHLVGRFADYGIRKGNVGTQWQNVAHAGLPPALMGKMRDWAKAAGKDIKFATKQFKPEIDSIPAEFARKIEEGARREALELLRAFRAEGTAKAVADHLSVRS, encoded by the coding sequence ATGGACTGGAAACCGCTGAGAAAGTTCGTGCCCGGGAACGCCGCACGCAGGATTCCCGCGGGGAACCCGGCCTGCCCGCTGAACGGGCACGACGTGTTCCGGGCGCTCGCGCCCCGGAAGGTCATCGTGATGGCCTGCAACATTCGGATCCCGTCGGTGATCCCCGGGATCATGCGCGCCGCGGAGGAACTGGGCGCCGTCGTCGCCTTCGAACTGGCGAAGTCGGAAGGGGACCTGGCGGGGGGATATACCGGCATGACTCCGGAGATCTTCGCCTCCACCATTTTCGACTGCGCGAAGAGGACCGGCTTTTCCCTTCCCTTCCTCATCCACGGCGACCATATCACGGTGAAGAACACTTCCGAAAAGGAGGTCGAGGGTTCCAGGGCCCTCATCGCCGCGGAGATCGAGGCGGGGTACACCTGCTTCGCCATCGACGCCTCGTTCAACCCGATCCCCGACAACGCGAGGATCGTGGCCGACCTCTCCCGCCCGATCACGGAGCGGGGGCTGGGGCTGGAGGTGGAGGTCGGGGAGATCAAGGCGGCCGGGAGCGAAGGTGCCCTCTCCACGGTGGAGGAGGCGGTGGAACTGATGGAGCGGCTGGCGGATGGGAAGGTTCCGGCCGACCTTCTCGCGATCAACAACGGGTCCAAGCACGGGAACTACCTCGACGGGGAGCAGATCTCTCTCGACCTGGACCGGACCGGGCAGATCTACGAGGCGGTGTACGGGCGGTTCGGCGTCTCCATCGCCCAGCACGGGATCACCGGGACGCCGCTCCACCTGGTCGGGCGGTTCGCCGACTACGGGATCCGGAAGGGGAACGTCGGGACCCAGTGGCAGAACGTCGCCCACGCCGGGCTGCCCCCCGCCCTGATGGGGAAGATGCGCGACTGGGCGAAGGCGGCCGGCAAGGACATCAAGTTCGCCACGAAGCAGTTCAAGCCGGAGATCGACTCGATCCCGGCGGAATTCGCGCGGAAGATCGAGGAAGGGGCCCGCCGCGAGGCGCTGGAACTGCTGCGCGCCTTCCGCGCGGAGGGCACCGCGAAGGCGGTGGCGGATCACCTTTCCGTGCGCTCCTGA
- a CDS encoding 16S rRNA (guanine(966)-N(2))-methyltransferase RsmD: MRIVAGKWRGRPLAAPKGRAVRPTSDRVRESVFGILGSRVEGAGVLDLFAGTGALGLEALSRGARSAILVEQDPAAFSVLRRNVETLRAEGAELLNMDSLRALRHLKSRGRRFRLVFLDPPYGRGLASRAAEEMESCGVAEPGAMVVVEESSREAVPQMPPGWEIADDRRYGDTRVIFYEIPEAKETT, encoded by the coding sequence GTGCGGATCGTCGCGGGAAAATGGCGGGGGAGGCCGCTCGCGGCGCCGAAGGGACGCGCGGTGCGCCCGACCTCGGACCGCGTCCGGGAGTCGGTCTTCGGGATCCTCGGATCCCGGGTGGAGGGAGCCGGAGTGCTCGACCTCTTCGCGGGAACCGGGGCGCTCGGGCTCGAGGCGCTGTCGCGCGGGGCCCGGTCGGCGATTCTGGTGGAGCAGGATCCGGCCGCCTTCTCCGTCCTGCGCCGGAACGTCGAGACGCTTCGCGCGGAGGGGGCGGAGCTTCTGAACATGGATTCCCTGCGGGCGCTCCGCCACCTGAAGTCCCGGGGCCGGAGATTCCGGCTGGTCTTTCTGGACCCCCCGTACGGAAGGGGACTTGCCTCCCGGGCGGCCGAAGAGATGGAATCCTGCGGGGTCGCGGAGCCGGGGGCGATGGTGGTGGTGGAGGAGTCCTCGAGAGAGGCCGTTCCCCAAATGCCGCCCGGGTGGGAAATCGCGGACGACCGGCGGTACGGCGACACCCGGGTGATCTTCTACGAAATTCCTGAGGCCAAGGAGACAACATGA
- a CDS encoding pantetheine-phosphate adenylyltransferase, whose amino-acid sequence MRTIAVYPGSFDPPTYGHLDIVERSSRVFARVIVTVAKNIRKDVIFSPAERVAMLKKLTRPYPNVEVTSFRGLLVEYVQGVGAHVVIRGLRAISDFEYEFQMAHMNKKLAPSIDTVFMMTGERYSYISSNIAKEIARFGGKIDDLVPPLVRSQVLRKIAARK is encoded by the coding sequence ATGAGAACCATCGCGGTCTATCCGGGCTCGTTCGATCCGCCGACCTACGGACATCTCGACATCGTCGAGCGATCCTCCCGGGTCTTCGCCCGGGTGATCGTGACGGTCGCGAAGAACATCCGGAAGGACGTCATCTTCTCCCCCGCCGAGCGGGTGGCGATGCTGAAGAAGCTCACCCGCCCCTATCCGAACGTCGAGGTGACCTCCTTCCGGGGACTCCTGGTGGAGTACGTGCAGGGGGTGGGGGCCCACGTCGTGATCCGGGGGCTGCGGGCGATCTCGGATTTCGAATACGAGTTCCAGATGGCGCACATGAACAAGAAGCTGGCCCCCTCCATAGACACCGTCTTCATGATGACGGGAGAGCGGTATTCCTACATCAGCTCGAACATCGCCAAGGAGATCGCCCGGTTCGGAGGGAAGATCGACGACCTCGTTCCGCCGCTGGTCCGGTCCCAGGTGCTCCGGAAGATCGCGGCGCGGAAATAA